The nucleotide sequence CTGGGCATGGGCACCGGACCGGCCGTGGCGTTGCTGATGACACTGCCGAGCATCAGCCTGCCGTCGCTGCTGATGCTGCGCAAGGACTTCGATGCCCGGGTACTGGTGACCGTGGCGCTGTTGACCATGTTGGTCGGCATTGTCTGCGGGTTGGTTGGGGCGGTGTTGCTTTAAGGTTTCAAGACTGACATCGCCGCCGGATGATCCACCGCTATCGCGAGCAGGCTCGCTCCCACATGGGCCTGAGGTGATCGCAGAGGTGTCGTCCACTGCAAATCCACTGTGGGAGCGAGCCTGCTCGCGATAGCGGCAACCCGTTCCTACGAGGTCCCGAGGTCATCCTGTCCGGGCGGCGCGCTCACGCAGATACTCGAGCACAGCCGCCTGCTCCCCCGCAAACTCGATCCGACTCTCCTTCTTTTCCCGCTGGAACGCGTACATCGGGTCGTAATACTCACGCAGCAAGCCTTCGATCCAGCCGCGATGCAAGTCGACGGCACCGCTGTCGGCCTGCTCGGCCAGGGCGGCTTCCATGATTGCCATCAGGCGCCGATGGCGGTCGCCGCCCAGGCGCTTGTGGATATTGTCCAGACTCGCCAGCAGCCGCTCGGAGAACAGCGCGAACCCTTCCTCGCCATGCACGGCGACAAACTCGGCGCTCAGGTTGATGACGTAATCTCGCAGAATCCGCTCGACCCGCCGCTCCACACTGTCTTCAAGCCAGACCATCGGAATCTGTTGCATGCGCTGGTACAACGGCAACGGCAAGGCACAACTGCCGACCATCCGGCTTTCATCTTCCACCACGAATTGCCCGATACCGGCGGCGCGCTTTTTCAGCACATCCACGGCCAGGCGGTTCTCGAAATCGATGTTGGACGGCTGCCCCGTGGCACGCTTGCCGAAACTCGAGCCCCGGTGATTGGCGTAACCTTCCAGGTCCAACCCGTTGCCCAACCGGACCAGCACCTCGGTCTTGCCGGTACCGGTCATGCCGCCCAGCAAGACGAAATCGCACTGGGCGACCGCTTGCTCAACGGTGTTCAGCAGGAACGTGCGCATCGCCTTGTAGCCGCCACCCACCCTGGGGTATTCGATGCCGGCTTCGTCCTTGAGCCACTGCTGGACGATCTGTGAGCGCAGGCCGCCCCGAAAGCAATACAACACACCGTCGGGATGGGCCCGGGCAAAGTCGGCCCAGGCCTGGATGCGCTGCGCCTTGGTTTCGCCGGACACCAGTTGATGCCCCAGGACGATAGCCGCTTGCTGGCCCTGCTGTTTGTAGCAAGTACCGACCCGCTGCCGCTCGATGTCGGTCATCAGCGGCAGATTGACCACGCCGGGAAACGCGCCCTTGATAAATTCGATGGGCGCGCGGGTGTCCATCATCGGCCGGTCATTAAGGAAAATGTCGCGGTAATTGGTGATGTCATTGCCCATCAAGACACCTCGACCGCGTGGGTCTGTCGCTCGACCAACTCGCCAATCGGCTCCAGCGCGAGACCCAGTTCAGCGGCCATCTCAAGAAACTCGCCTTCGCCTTGCGCCGTCACGGCAATCAACAGGCCGCCGCTAGTCTGCGGGTCGCACAGCACGCGCTTGTGCAGTTCCTGGACGCGACCGACCCTGCTGGCGTAGCTGTCGTAGTTGCGCAGCGTACCGCCTGGTACACAACCCAGGTCGAGGTAATACTCGACGCCCGGCAGGCGCGGCACCGCGTCGTAGCGGATACGCGCCGTCAACTGGCTGCCATCGGCCATTTCCACCAGATGCCCGAGCAGACCGAAACCGGTGACGTCGGTCATGGCCGTCACGCCAGCGAGCTTGCCGAAGCGGCTGCCGGGTTTGTTGAGGGTACACATCCAGTCGCGGGCCAGGCCAACGTCGGCGGCGCGCAACTTGCCCTTCTTCTCCGCGGTGGTGAGGATGCCGATGCCCAGGGGTTTGGTCAGGTACAGGCGGCAACCGGCGGTGGCGGTGTCATTGCGCTTCATGTGGCGTTTTTGCACCAGACCGGTGACGGCCAGGCCGAAAATCGGCTCAGGCGCATCGATCGAATGCCCGCCGGCCAAGGGGATACCGGCCTCGTCGCACACCGAACGCCCGCCGCGGATCACTTCCCGGGCGATTTCCGGGGCCAGCACGTTGACTGGCCAGCCGAGAATCGCAATGGCCATCAACGGATCACCGCCCATGGCGTAGATATCACTGATGGCATTGGTGGCGGCGATACGGCCGAAATCGAAGGGATCATCGACAATCGGCATGAAGAAGTCAGTGGTCGACACCACCCCGCGCTCTTCGTCGATGGCATACACCGCGGCATCGTCCCGGGAGGCGTTGCCGACCCACAATTTCGGATCAAGGTTCTGCGCACCGCTGCCGGCCAGGATCACTTCCAGTACTTGCGGCGAAATCTTGCAGCCGCAACCGGCGCCGTGGCTGTACTGGGTCAGGCGAATGGGCTCGCTCATGGGCATACCTCTCATCAATCAAGGTGAGGGATTCTAGCAGCAACGTCGAAGCTTCAGTTTTCGTGCCGCGATGGCTGGCCGAAACTGGTACGGGATGTGCAAACGTTTGCGAGCCCCATCGGAACCCTCTGATCGGGGTGTTTTCTTTCATCCAGGAACACGGGCTTCGGCCCGCACGAACAAGGACTTTCCATGCATTTCATTTCCCGGCGTTGTGCCGTGCCCAGCGTATTTGCAGCCGCCCTGCTACTGACCGCCGTTACCGGACTACTCAGCACCGCCACCCAAGCCGCACCCGCCGATGCATCTGCCCAGGGCGAAGCCCTGAGTCCCGAAGCCTCCCCGCCGAAAAAAGGCGCCTACCTGTCGGATTGGTACAACCAGAACCTGACGATCATCGGCAGCAAGGACATCAGCTTCGGTCCGCAACCGGTCGACGATGTGTACCTGGAGTATGAATATTTCGGCCGCAAGGGGCCGTTCGAACTGTATGGCTACGTCGACATCCCGAAGATTTTCGACATCGGCAACAGCCACGACAAAGGCGCCTGGGACCACGGCTCGCCGCTGTTCATGGAACACGAACCGCGCATTTCCATCGACTACCTGGCGGGCCGCAGCCTGGCCATCGGGCCGTTCAAGGAATGGTACGTGGCGTTCGACTGGATCTACGATCACGGCAGCAACAGCGCCAATCGCGGCAACACGTTGTACAGCGGACTGGGCACCGACATCGACACCCATTCCAGGGTCAACCTGTCGGCCAACTTCTATGGTCGGTATCAATGGGAAAACTACGGCGCCAGCAATGAATATTCCTGGGACGGCTATCGCGCCCAACTCAAGTACATCGTGCCGATCAGTCGGTTCAGCAATGGTGCTTCGCTGACTTACATCGGCTTCACCAACTTCGACTTCGGTTCGGACCTGCACAAGGACAATCCGGCGCGCACCGCCAACGCCACGGTCGCGACCAACGTATTGCTGTATTCCTTCACGCACCTGCGCTTCATGCTGGTGGGCCGTTACTTCCACAACGGCGGCAACTGGGAAGATGGCAGTGAACTGAACTTCGGTGATGGCGACTTCCGCGCCCGCTCCGATGGCTGGGGGTACTATGCTGGGGTAGGTTATCAATTCTGATCGGGACAGCCGTCAGGGGGATTGGCGATGGAATTTTCGGTCATCGCGAGAATCACTTGAACATCAACCGATGTGCTCAACAGGAGACCGCCGATGTCCCTTCCCCCCGACGCTGCCGACAGCACCCATCTTGATTACGGCCTCGATACGCTGTTCGGCCGCGAAACCAAAAGTGTCGACTGCCGGCTCGATGTCAAACGCCTCGATGACGGCGAACCACCGTGGTTCGCGCTGCACATCCGGCCACCGCTGCCGGACGATCTGGAGAAGGCCCAGATCGTGGTGTTCAATGCCGAGGGCCGGCGCATCAGCGGGATCGTCCGGCGCACCGAACGGCTGGCCGATGACAGCCTGCAACTGGATGTCGAGCCTGACTGACGTGTTGGGGAGCATCTGCGGCGCTGGAGTCCGGCGGGATGCCCGTGGGATGATCGGCCTCCAAACACGTCCTCCATGCCGAGAGTTTCAATGTCATTGCTGAGTAAACACACCGCTGCACTGCTGCTGACAGCCGTTGCCGGCCTGGTCGTCGTGCCTGCCCATTCGGCCCCGGCTAAAGCCACCGGCACTCTGCCTGCCCAGAAAGTGTCGATGCTGGGCGGCAAATTTACCTTTACCCTGCCCAAGGGGTTCACCGCCACGGCGCTGCCCGCCGGCGATGCCGCCCAGGGCACGGCGGGGGCGACGGGGACGATGTACAGCAATGCCACCAGCAGGACCGTGGTGATCACGGCTGAGAACACCATCGTCAATGGTGCGAAGGTCAAGGATGACGATGCTGCGTTTCTCGACACGACCATGGCCGGCTTCGCCGCCCAGCGCAGCAAAGCCTTGCCGGACGCCAAGATCCTCAGCGAAAAAAGCCTGACCCAGAAAGGCAGCGGCCTGGGCCTGCGTCAACTCGACACCAGCGCCACCCAGGGTGGCGGACCGACCCTCGACACCACGCTGCTGGGAGCCTCCGGCACGCGCGTGGCCGTGGTGCAGATCATCTCCCGGGCCAGTGACAAGAGCGCTCATGAAGCGTTGGTGAAACAGATCGCCAGTGGTCAGTGATGGGCTTGGTGTGGGCAGCATCGCGTTGCTCGCGAAGGCGGTGGGTCTGCTGGCATTGATGTTGGATGTGCCGACGCCATCGCGAGCAGGCTCGCTCCCACAGGGGGCTTCGGTGTGCCGTGGATGGTGTGGACACCCGGGGCCCAATGTGGGAGCGAGCCTGCTCGCGATGGCGTCAGCCCAGACTACTGGGGCCGCTAGGGATTGAGCCGCTCCAGCCAGGCCTGCAGGTCCTGCACTTCCAAGGCACTGATGGTATGCCCGACGCCCGGGTAGGCATGGAATTCCGGCTCCAGGGCCAAGGTCTTCAGGAGGGTGTCGGCCTCGGTGCCGTCGTGGTAGGGGATGATCGGGTCTGCCGTGCCGTGACCGATGAACACGGCCAGCGACCGACGCGATTCGTCGGGAGTCAGTTCGGCTTGCAGCAGGGACAGGACCCGCCCGCCCATCGCGGCAATGCCACCGACGGCTTCGGGGTGCCGCAGGGCAACTTCGTAACTCATCATCGCGCCCTGACTGAAGCCCACCAGATAAACCTGGCTGGCATCCGTCGAGTACTTGGCCCGGGCCTTGTCGATGAAATCCAGCAGCATCTGGCCGCTGGCCTTCAAGTCGGAGGTATCGCCGTCATAGGCGCCCTCGCCCTTCTTCGCAAACCACTGGTAATGGCCTGGCTCCATGGTCTTCGGCGCACGCACCGAGAGGTAATTGTAGTGCTGGGGCAGTTCATCCTTGAGCTGGAACAGGTCCTGTTCGTTGCTGCCGGACCCATGCAGGAAAATCACCAGCGGCCGGTCCCTGGCCTGCTCATCGGCCTGGGCCAGATAACTGAGTGGCAAGTCCGTGTGCAGCGAGGGTTGGGCCTGCAACCCGCACGAGACCAGCAACAGGCACAGGGCGAACGCTTTGAACATCGATCTTCCTCCATCATTCGATAGCCCAGGGCAAGGGCCGTACGGTGAGGTAGACAGCACTTTTCAGTCGTTGGTCAATTTCCCGCTGCGAATCGGCTCACGCCCCGCCACTTTCGCCTGCCAGATCCCCGGCTGGGTATAGCGCCCACGGTCCAGGGCGAACAGCACGCCGCTGGTGCCGGCCCGTACCGTGGTGACCCGATCGCTCAACGGGTCGACCACTTCGAACAAGGGATCGCCCTGCTCCACCCATTCACCCGCTTCGCGCAGGAAGCTCACCACGCCATGGTGCGGCGCGAACAGGTATTCAGTGCCTTCAAAGGGAAAGCCTTCGCAGCATTGGGTGGGCACGGACGGCCAGTCGCCGTCGATGAAACCCTGCTCAGCGAGGAACCCGAGGATGGCCTCGCAATTGGCCTGGGCCTGGTCCACCCGCGTGTCGCCCATGCTCCCCAGTTCCAGGGTGGTCGCCAGGTTGGCCGGCGGGATTGCCGCCTCGGGGAACGCCTTGGCCAGACGCAGCCAGGGCGTGGAACAGGATTCGTCGAACGAACTGCCGCCGGAATCTTCGCACAGCAATGCCACACCGGCCTTCAACCGTGCGGCCAGGGAACGCCACTGCGGCCACTGTTGCGGCAAGGCGTACAGATGAATCGCCGCCTCGAAATCACAATGCAGGTCGAGGGTGATATCGGCATCGCAGGCATGCCGCAGCAGCAGGCGGTGCAAGGCTTCGAGCTGCGAAGTTGGCGCCGGCAGATCGTCCAGGACCTGGACCATGGTCTGGCGGATCAAAGTGATATTGGCGGCCGGATCGTCTCCCAGCCGCTGGCCGACACGTTGCGCCACCGGAGCACTGAGCTCCACGAACGAACGATTGAAGTTCTTGCCGCTGCCCAACTCGAAACGCCCCATGTGGGCACTTTGCAGATGTTGATCCAGGCCAATGGGATTGGCCACCGGCACCAGCTCGATCACACCCTTGAGCAAGCCCCCAGCCTCAAGCGCGTTAAGCCGTTGCTTCAGCTCCCAGGCCGTGCGCATGCCGGGCAATTCATCGGCATGCAGGCTGGCCTGGATGTAAACCTTGCGCGGGCCATGACCGTAACGAAACACACTGAGCCGACGCTCGGTGCCGAGGTGGCTCCATGGCAGGGTATGGTCGATGCGTTGCATTGAGCCTCCGAATGGCAATGTGTGAAAAAGCTGTGTAGGAGCTGCGTAGGAGCTGTGTAGGAGCTGTCGAGTGCAACGAGGCTGCGATCTTGTCCCAGACAGTTGAATCCCTAGCGAAAGATCAAAAGATCGCAGCCTCGCTTCGCTCGGCAGCTCCTACAGGTGACGCAGGTAACGCAGGTGAACCATCGCCTCTCAATGCCCATAGATGTCAAAGGCGAAGTACTTGTCCTGCATCTTCTTGTACGTGCCGTTGGCGCGGATTTCGGTGATAGCGGCGTTGAATTTATCAGCCAGGGCCTTATCACCCTTGCGCACGGCAATGCCGGCGCCGCCACCGAAGTATTTCGGATCGTCATAGGTCGGGCCCACGAACGCGAAACCTTTGCCAGCGTCGGTTTTCAGGAAGCCGTCGTCGAGGTTGACCGAGTCGGCCAGCATCGCGTCAAGACGACCGGCAACCATGTCCAGGTTGGCCTCCTGCTGGGAGCCGTAGCGCACCAGGTTGATGCCCGCCGGTACCAGCACTTCAGTGGCAAAGCGGTCGTGGGTACTGGCCCGCAGCACACCGACCTTCTTGCCCTTGAGTTCGGTCAGCGGGTCCTTGATCCCGGAACTTTCCTTCATCACGAAGCGTGCCGGGGTGTGGTAGTACTTGATGGTGAAATCGACGTTCTTCTTGCGATCGTCGGTGATGGTCATGGACGACAGGATCGCGTCGATTTTCTTCACTTTGAGCGCCGGGATCAGGCCATCGAACTCCTGCTCGACCCAGACACACTTGACCTTCATCTGCTCACACAACGCGTCGCCGATGTCGACATCGAAGCCAGCCAGCTTGCCGTCCGGGGTTTTCATCGAAAAAGGTGGGTAGCCGGCTTCGATCCCGAGGCGGATCGGCTTGGCGTCTGCGGCCACGGCCGACAAGGACAATACGGACAGTGCCAGGGCACCGAACATTGCTAGCTTCTTCATTTTTGCTCCTGAGTGCGCAGGTTTTTTTATTGGCAGATGGTAGGCAGCGCTCGGCCATCAAGGACCGAAGTGGCCGGAGTCTAGAGGGGCACTCAGGAGGGGAATTGTGTTGAGGCGACAAATAGTTATAGAAATATCCAGTGTTGTCTGATGACCATGAAACTTGCGAAAAAGCTGACAGGCACGAGTGTCTCGTGACAATGAAGTTGCTCCTGCCGGCGCGCCCTGTAGGAGCTGCCGAGCGAAGCGAGGCTGCGATCTTTTGATCTTTCGCTAAGGATTCAGCTGTCTGGGACAGGATCGCAGCCTCGTTGCACTCGACAGCTCCTACAGGGTCCAGCGAGCAACTCAGCAGTCGCAGCTGACCGCCGTGTCCGCCACGCGCTCCACCAGACCGGTCAAGCGAAAGCCCTCATCAAGCCAGCCCATGACGCCGCCGATCATTTCCTTGACTGGATAGCCCAGGGTCGCCAGGCGGACCGCTGCCTTGTTCGCGCCGTTGCAGTGCGGCCCGGCGCAATAAACCACGAACAGTGTGGTTTGGGGATAGGCGACCAGCGCCTGGGCGGTAATCGAGCGTGTTGGGATATTGATCGCGCCTGGCACATGGCCGCGTTCATAAGCCACAGGCCCACGGACATCCACCAGTACAAAATCGACCTCGCCGGCCTGTTGGCTGGCATGAACGTCGGAACAATCTGTTTCGAACGTCAGACGACGGCTGAAATGCTGCAAGGCAATGTCGGACGGGGCAGCAGGCACTTCGCTAACCGGGCTGGGCATGGTGGGTACTCCAAGGGGGATGAGGGCGTAAGGAACTTTATCTGCCCCATGCTAACCGCTAAAGTGGCGCACAAGACACTCAGTGGGAATTTTCCGCCAAATGCAGCCCTCCCCCGGCCTGGTCGCCGTCCTCGCCTATGACGGCTTGTGCACGTTCGAATTCGGCGTTGCCGTCGAGATTTTCGGGCTGGCCCGACCCGAGTTCGATTTCCCCTGGTACGAACACCGGATCGTCGCCGTCGATGACGGCCCGTTGCGCGCCATGGGCGGCTTCCAGGTGCTGGCCGATGGGGGCATGGCGTTGCTGGACACGGCCCGGACCATCGTGATTCCCGGCTGGCGCAGCCGCAGCGAGCCGCCGTCCGAGGACTTGCTGGAAGCACTGCGCAATGCCCATGCCCGCGGCGCGCGCCTGCTGTCGATCTGCTCCGGGGCCTTCGTGTTGGCCGCCGCCGGGCTGCTGGACGGGCTGGGGGCCACGACGCACTGGCGCTACACCGACGAACTGGCCGAAAGCTTTCCGGCCATCCTGGTAGACCCGGACGTGCTGTACGTGGATTCAGGCCAGGTCATCACCTCGGCCGGCAGCGCAGCAGGCATCGATGCCTGCCTGCATTTGGTCGCGCGGGACTTCGGCGCCCAGGTCGCCAACGCCGTGGCGCGCCGGCTGGTGATGCCGACGCAGCGCACCGGCGGCCAGGCGCAATTCATTCCGTCGCCGGTCAGCCGCACGCCGCGTAGCGATCTGTCCGGCGTTATGCAGTGGGCCCGTGAACATTTGCACGAACCTCTCGGGGTTCGCGAACTCGCCAGCCAGGCGGCGATGAGCGAACGGACTTTCCTGCGCCGTTTTACCCAGGCCTGCGGCCTGTCGCCCAAGGCCTGGCTGCAACATGAACGCCTGGCGCGAGCCCGGGAGTTGCTGGAAAGCACCAGGGACAATACCGATAACATCGCGCAGTTGTGCGGCTACCGCTCGGTGGAAAGCTTTCGCGTGGCGTTTCGCAGCGTGGTGGGGTTGGCGCCGTCGGTGTATCGGGAGCGGTTTGGGCGGGGGTGAAACCAGATGGCCATGCAGTAAGTTCGGGCAAGCGCTGTTGTGGCTAGGGGATTTATCCCCTAGCCACAAGACTGGTTTGCGATCTCAATCGAGTGCAGTCAGCCGTCAACGCTTGCGCAACAAATAAGTATCCATGATCCACCCATTCGCCAGCCGCGCCGCCTTGCGGGTGCGCTCGATATCATCGGCCACATCCCCCAACCGACCGGCGATGAGCAGCTCATCCGCGGTCCCCACGTAGGCGCCCCAATAGATATGCGTATCGGGATCGCTCACCTGGCGGTACGCATCCTCGGCATCAAGCATCACCACCACGCTCGCCGCCTCTCCCACGTGCCCCGCCGCCAGCCGCCGCCCCGTAGTGATCTCCAACGCGCCGCCAATGCTGTTCAACGGTACTTTGTGTTGCGCCGCAAGGGCCTGGACGCTGGTGATGCCAGGAATGACCTCGAACTCGAAGTCGCCGCGCCCCGCATCAAGAATGGCCTGCAGGATACGGACGGTGCTGTCGTACAACGACGGATCGCCCCATACCAGAAAACCGCCGCACTGCCCGTCAGACAGTTCTTCATCAATCAACTTTTCGAAAGTCGCCTGCTTCGCACGGTTCAGCTCTTCAATGCTGCAGGCGTAGTCTGGATCGCCGCGTTGGCGCTCCGGGCTGCTGGCTTCGACGAAACGGTAGGTGCGATCAACGATGTAGCGTTCACAGATGTCGCGCCGCAGGTCCAGCAGTGTGTGCTTGGCGGGCCCCTTGTCCATCAGAAAGAACACATCCACCCGATTCAAGGCCTTCACCGCCTGCATCGTCAGGTAATCCGGATCGCCGGCACCGATGCCGATCACTGAAAGCTTCTTCATGTCCGTAACTCCTGGGTGCGCAACCGCCACACCCCATTGAAACGCAATTCAAGGGAGGACAGCGGTTCGATGTCGATCCGGTTGAAGGCGGCGGCCGGGCATTGCAACACATTGATCAGGGCCGCCCGGATCACGAACGGATGAGTGATGGCCAGCACATGTCCCGGTTCACTTTCCAGGCTTGCCAGCCAGTCCCCGACACGGCGACACAACCGCTCGATGGACTCGCCGCCATGGGGAGTGGCCTGGGGGTCATCGAGCCAGACTTGCAGTTGTTGCGGTTCGGCCCGGAGCAACTCGTCGAGGGATAACCCGCGCCACCGCCCCAGATCACAGTCGGCCAGGGCCTGCACCACCCGGAATTCATCACCAAACAATGCGGCCGTCTGGCGGGTGCGCAACTCCGGTCCGCACAGGACATGCCGAACGTTTCGATAGCCGTGGCCGGCCTCCGGGCGCCTGGCCAGCCAATCAGCGTCCAGGGGTTCGTCCAGGGCGAAGCGCGCCTGTTTCTGGTTGACGGTTCGGGCATGGCTGATCAGGTTCAGACGAGTGACTTGCACGCAGGACGCTCACGCTATCGGTGGGTGGAGATTGAGCTCTTTTCTTGTACAGCACCTTATATGAAATCAAATATCCGAGACAAAAAGGCGTTATGTCTGACACGGAAAGAAGCATTGGCTGACATACCACTCCATCCACCCCAAGGCCCCGTCCTACAGTACTCGCGCACCATTCTTGGGCATTTTAAACGAAACGTAAAAACCACTGGACATGTAGCGATGGCTACATAAATACTGTTTTCAGGAGTTATGAAAGAAATTCAACACACCATCCAGCAAGGAGCACGGATGCCGCCTCTCAGGGACCTTATTACCGATCCCGGCATGATCTTGACGCCGTCGGAACGCAAGGTCGTTCGCGCGCTGCTTGATCACTACCCACGCAACGGCCTGGGCCCGATGTCGCGCCTGGCCGAGCATGCCGGTGTGAGCGATCCGACCATTGTGCGGCTGGTGAAAAAACTCGGATTCGGCGGCTATGCCGAGTTCCAGGATGCACTGCTGGTCGACATGGACCATCGCCTGCGCTCCCCCCGCACGATGTTGCAGCCACGGATCAAATTGCAGCAAGGCGACACCTGGAGCCAGTACCTGGTGACCAGCCAGCGCAGCCTCCTGGAAACCCAGGCCCTGACCCAGCCCGAAGACGTGCGCATTCTCGTGCAGTGGCTGCTCGAGGGCCGGCAAGTGCATTGCTTCGGCGGACGCTTCAGCAGCTTCCTCGCCCAATACCTGCTCAATCACCTGCGTTTGCTGCGGGCCGGCTGTTTTGCCCTGGAAGACAATGCGCAACTACCGGACCGGCTGTTCGATGTGCAACGCCAGGATGTGGTGTTGATCTTCGATTACCGTCGCTACCAGGCCCAGGCACTTCGTGTTGCCAGTGCGGCCAAGGAACGCCACGCCCGGGTCGTACTGTTCAGCGACGTCTACGCCTCGCCACTGCGCGAACTGGCCGACCTGATTATCAGCGCCCCGGTGGAGTCGGTTTCGGCCTTCGACAGCCTGGTACCCGCGCTGGCCCAGGTCGAGGCGCTGATCGCCTGCCTGGCGTTGCAGTGTCCTGGCCTGGTCGAACGCCTGGACGGTATCGACGCCTTGCGCGCTGAGTTCAATACGCACCTGCTGGAGGAAAAATAAGGATGTTCTCGCTCCCCCACCGCTCCCCCCGGGACCTGCCGTTTACCCGTGACCACACGGCGTTGCTGCTGGTCGATATGCAACGCGCCTGGCTGGAACCGCAGTTCGATGCCCATCTGGACACGCCGGAAGCCAGCTATTTCATCCGCCGCGCCCGCCAGACCGTGATTCCCAACCAGCAACGCCTGCTCGACGGGGTGCGCGCAGCCCGGCAGAACGTGCTGCACACCCACATCGAAAGCCTCACCGCCGATGGCCGCGACCGCTCCCTGGACCACAAGCTGTCGGACATGCACCTGCCCAAGGGCAGCCCGCAGGCGCAGATCATCGCCGAGCTGGCGCCGCTGGAAAACGAGATCGTATTGCCCAAGACCTCCTCGGGGGTCTTCAACTCCACCAACATCGACTATGTGCTGCGCAACCTGCAGGTCCGGCACCTGATCGTCGCCGGCATCGTCACCGACCAGTGCGTCGACATGGCCGTGCGCGACGCCGCTGACCGCGGTTATCTGGTCACGTTGGTGGAGGACGCCTGCGCCACCTACACCGAACAACGTCACCTGGCCTGCCTGAACGCCATCAAGGGTTATTGCTGGATCACCGACACCGACACCGTGCTCGGTCGCTTGCAGGAGATGCAGCCATGAGCCGCCTCGAAGCCGTAGCGCTCACTCCGCTGCCCGTCACCACGCTGGTGAGCACCGACCTGATCGGCGTGACCCGCGGGCGCTCGTTTCCCAGCGATGAACTGCCCCACTACGTCACTGCCGGCTGCGGCTGGGTGCCGGCCAACAGCGCGCTGACGCCCCAGGACATCATTGCCTCGAGCAATCCCTGGGGTGCGTATGGCGACCTGCGACTGGTGCCGGACCTGTCCAGCCGGGTCACCCTCAGCAACGGTCCCGACCCCGAGGCTCCGGCGCTGGACTTCATCCATTGTGACGTGCGCGAAACCGACGGACGGCCCTGGGGCGCCTGCCCACGCACGCTGCTGCATGACGAAGTGGAACGCTATCGCAACGAGTTGGGCTTGCAGGTCTTCGCCGCCTTCGAGCATGAGTTCAATCTCAGATCCCCCCTGCCCCAACCCGATCGCCTGGCCTTCAGCCTCCAGGCCCAGCGCCAGCAGGCCGGGTTCGCCGGATGGCTGCTCAGCGCCCTGCGGGCCGGGGGCGTCGAGCCGGAAATGTTCCTGCCCGAATACGGCAAGC is from Pseudomonas sp. B21-056 and encodes:
- the mnmH gene encoding tRNA 2-selenouridine(34) synthase MnmH yields the protein MGNDITNYRDIFLNDRPMMDTRAPIEFIKGAFPGVVNLPLMTDIERQRVGTCYKQQGQQAAIVLGHQLVSGETKAQRIQAWADFARAHPDGVLYCFRGGLRSQIVQQWLKDEAGIEYPRVGGGYKAMRTFLLNTVEQAVAQCDFVLLGGMTGTGKTEVLVRLGNGLDLEGYANHRGSSFGKRATGQPSNIDFENRLAVDVLKKRAAGIGQFVVEDESRMVGSCALPLPLYQRMQQIPMVWLEDSVERRVERILRDYVINLSAEFVAVHGEEGFALFSERLLASLDNIHKRLGGDRHRRLMAIMEAALAEQADSGAVDLHRGWIEGLLREYYDPMYAFQREKKESRIEFAGEQAAVLEYLRERAARTG
- the selD gene encoding selenide, water dikinase SelD, whose translation is MSEPIRLTQYSHGAGCGCKISPQVLEVILAGSGAQNLDPKLWVGNASRDDAAVYAIDEERGVVSTTDFFMPIVDDPFDFGRIAATNAISDIYAMGGDPLMAIAILGWPVNVLAPEIAREVIRGGRSVCDEAGIPLAGGHSIDAPEPIFGLAVTGLVQKRHMKRNDTATAGCRLYLTKPLGIGILTTAEKKGKLRAADVGLARDWMCTLNKPGSRFGKLAGVTAMTDVTGFGLLGHLVEMADGSQLTARIRYDAVPRLPGVEYYLDLGCVPGGTLRNYDSYASRVGRVQELHKRVLCDPQTSGGLLIAVTAQGEGEFLEMAAELGLALEPIGELVERQTHAVEVS
- a CDS encoding nucleoside-specific channel-forming protein Tsx, encoding MHFISRRCAVPSVFAAALLLTAVTGLLSTATQAAPADASAQGEALSPEASPPKKGAYLSDWYNQNLTIIGSKDISFGPQPVDDVYLEYEYFGRKGPFELYGYVDIPKIFDIGNSHDKGAWDHGSPLFMEHEPRISIDYLAGRSLAIGPFKEWYVAFDWIYDHGSNSANRGNTLYSGLGTDIDTHSRVNLSANFYGRYQWENYGASNEYSWDGYRAQLKYIVPISRFSNGASLTYIGFTNFDFGSDLHKDNPARTANATVATNVLLYSFTHLRFMLVGRYFHNGGNWEDGSELNFGDGDFRARSDGWGYYAGVGYQF
- a CDS encoding alpha/beta hydrolase, producing MFKAFALCLLLVSCGLQAQPSLHTDLPLSYLAQADEQARDRPLVIFLHGSGSNEQDLFQLKDELPQHYNYLSVRAPKTMEPGHYQWFAKKGEGAYDGDTSDLKASGQMLLDFIDKARAKYSTDASQVYLVGFSQGAMMSYEVALRHPEAVGGIAAMGGRVLSLLQAELTPDESRRSLAVFIGHGTADPIIPYHDGTEADTLLKTLALEPEFHAYPGVGHTISALEVQDLQAWLERLNP
- a CDS encoding M14 family metallopeptidase, whose translation is MQRIDHTLPWSHLGTERRLSVFRYGHGPRKVYIQASLHADELPGMRTAWELKQRLNALEAGGLLKGVIELVPVANPIGLDQHLQSAHMGRFELGSGKNFNRSFVELSAPVAQRVGQRLGDDPAANITLIRQTMVQVLDDLPAPTSQLEALHRLLLRHACDADITLDLHCDFEAAIHLYALPQQWPQWRSLAARLKAGVALLCEDSGGSSFDESCSTPWLRLAKAFPEAAIPPANLATTLELGSMGDTRVDQAQANCEAILGFLAEQGFIDGDWPSVPTQCCEGFPFEGTEYLFAPHHGVVSFLREAGEWVEQGDPLFEVVDPLSDRVTTVRAGTSGVLFALDRGRYTQPGIWQAKVAGREPIRSGKLTND
- a CDS encoding ABC transporter substrate-binding protein; this encodes MKKLAMFGALALSVLSLSAVAADAKPIRLGIEAGYPPFSMKTPDGKLAGFDVDIGDALCEQMKVKCVWVEQEFDGLIPALKVKKIDAILSSMTITDDRKKNVDFTIKYYHTPARFVMKESSGIKDPLTELKGKKVGVLRASTHDRFATEVLVPAGINLVRYGSQQEANLDMVAGRLDAMLADSVNLDDGFLKTDAGKGFAFVGPTYDDPKYFGGGAGIAVRKGDKALADKFNAAITEIRANGTYKKMQDKYFAFDIYGH
- a CDS encoding rhodanese-like domain-containing protein, with product MPSPVSEVPAAPSDIALQHFSRRLTFETDCSDVHASQQAGEVDFVLVDVRGPVAYERGHVPGAINIPTRSITAQALVAYPQTTLFVVYCAGPHCNGANKAAVRLATLGYPVKEMIGGVMGWLDEGFRLTGLVERVADTAVSCDC